The window GGGACACCGCGAGCGCGGATGCCGCTGACGACGCCGCGCGCACCGAGGCCCCCGCGGGCGAGGACGCCGCTGACACCAGCGGCGGCGCCGCGCGCCCCGCGGCCGGGTCGCCCTACCGGCACGGGCACATCTGGCGGGTGCACGGGGTGAGCATGCTGCTCGGCGTCCCGCAGATCGCGCTGATGACTTACGCCGTCATCTACCTGGTGCAGGAACAGGGGTGGAGCCCGCCCGCCGCGGGCGCGGTCGTCGCGGTGGCGCAGGTGCCCGGGGCGGCCGGGCGGCTGCTGCTGGGCGTCTGGTCCGACCGGACCGGGGACCGGATGCGCCCGGTGCGGTGGCTGGCGGTGGTCTCGGGGGTCTGCCTGGTGCTGCTCGCGGCGCTGCCGGGGGCCTGGGCGTGGACGGCCGTACCGCTGCTCCTGGCCTGCCTGGTCCTGACGATGTGGCACAACGGCCTGACCTTCACCGCCGTCGCCGAGACGGCGGGAACCCCATGGGCGGGGCGGGCCCTGGCCGCGCAGAACTGGCTCCAGGCGGTCAGCACGACCCTGACGCCGGTGCTCATGGCGGCGGTGATCACCCTCGCGGGCCTGCCCTCCGTCTTCGCGGTGAGCGCGCTCTTCTCCGCCGCGGCCGTCGCCGTGGTCCCGGTGGCGCGGGGGCGTCAAGAGAAATGGGGTGTTTGACCGGTTTGTGGCCACTGAGGGCTTGATCATGACGCGTTCATCACATAAGTTCGCTTCCGGCACAGACGTTCGACATTCGTACGATCACTCTCCGTGATGGGGGCTGCTCTCGACAGGGTGGAACACCCCGCCCAGCCCGGTTCCCGGCAACCCCGGGAGGATCCCGGACCGGCAGGAGCGGCCCCGGCGTCGGCGCCCCCACCGCGACAAGGCAGAACACGAAGCGGGATCCATGACGCGCACCAGTCCCCTGACCTCGTTCCTCGACTACGAGAGGAGCATCGCGCCACCCGGCCACAGCCGGTGGCTCATCCCGCCCGCGGCCCTGGCGGTACACCTGTCCATCGGCCAGGTGTACGCGTTCAGCGTCTTCCGCAACCCGCTGGTCGAGCGGTTCGACACCTCGCTGACCGCGATCGGTGTCATCTTCAGCATCGCCATCGTCATGCTCGGCCTGTCGGCCGCGTTCGGCGGCAAGTGGGTGGAGCGCAACGGCCCGCGCAAGGCGATGTTCGTCTCCGGCCTGTTCTGGTCCGGCGGGTTCGCGGTCGCCGCGCTCGGCGTGGCGATCGGCCAGCTCTGGCTGGTCTACCTCGGCTACGGCTTCCTCGGCGGGCTCGGTCTGGGCATCGGCTACATCTCGCCGGTCTCCACCCTCATCAAGTGGTTCCCCGACCGGCCCGGCCTGGCCACGGGCATCGCGATCATGGGCTTCGGCGGCGGCGCGCTCATCGCCTCGCCGCTGTCCTCCGAACTCCTCAACCGCTACGCCGACACCCCCGCGGACGCCATCGCGCCCGCGTTCCTCACCCTGGGCGCGGTCTACTTCGTGGTCATGATGCTGGGCGCCTTCACCGTGCGCGTCCCCCCGGCCGGCTGGCGGCCCCCGGGGGCCGCCGCCGAGGAGCCGAAGGGCGCCTCCGCCGGCGTGTCCCCGGCGCTGGAGGGGGTGTCGGTGGAGACCGCCGTGCGCACCCCGCAGTTCTGGCTCCTGTGGACCGTGCTCTTCTGCAACGTCACGGCGGGGATCGGGATCCTTGAGCAGGCCTCGCCCATGGTGCAGGAGTTCTTCACCGGGGTCGGCCCGGCCGAGGCGGCGGGTTACGTCGGCTTCCTCTCCCTGTGCAACATGCTCGGGCGGCTCGTGTGGTCCTCGGCCTCCGACGCGATCGGCCGCAAGCGCGTCTACATCGGCTACCTCGGCCTGGGCGGGCTCCTCTACCTGCTGATCGCCGTCGCCGGAACCAGTTCGATCGTGCTGTTCGTGGCGCTGACCGGCATCATCCTGTCCTTCTACGGCGGCGGCTTCTCCACGGTGCCCGCCTACCTGAAGGACCTGTTCGGCACCTTCAACGTGGGCGCCGTCCACGGCAGGCTCCTCACCGCCTGGTCGCTGGCCGGGGTCGCCGGGCCGATGATCGTCAACGTCATCG is drawn from Nocardiopsis dassonvillei subsp. dassonvillei DSM 43111 and contains these coding sequences:
- a CDS encoding MFS transporter, whose protein sequence is MLVRNRWAVLSVSMVAQVASVSAMFGVPVVLPQLREAFGVTTAQAGMLAGLPSLGLLLTLLVWGLVIDRFGERPTMALSLVLTACALGLLWAVSGLWGAVAVLLLVGAVGGPVNAASGRLVLSWFSERERGLAMGVRQSALPLGVGLSALALPWAAGAWGFVGAMTLPAVLALLAVPFVLAMPASAPGRPPAPGAAGDTAAGDTASADAADDAARTEAPAGEDAADTSGGAARPAAGSPYRHGHIWRVHGVSMLLGVPQIALMTYAVIYLVQEQGWSPPAAGAVVAVAQVPGAAGRLLLGVWSDRTGDRMRPVRWLAVVSGVCLVLLAALPGAWAWTAVPLLLACLVLTMWHNGLTFTAVAETAGTPWAGRALAAQNWLQAVSTTLTPVLMAAVITLAGLPSVFAVSALFSAAAVAVVPVARGRQEKWGV
- a CDS encoding L-lactate MFS transporter, which gives rise to MTRTSPLTSFLDYERSIAPPGHSRWLIPPAALAVHLSIGQVYAFSVFRNPLVERFDTSLTAIGVIFSIAIVMLGLSAAFGGKWVERNGPRKAMFVSGLFWSGGFAVAALGVAIGQLWLVYLGYGFLGGLGLGIGYISPVSTLIKWFPDRPGLATGIAIMGFGGGALIASPLSSELLNRYADTPADAIAPAFLTLGAVYFVVMMLGAFTVRVPPAGWRPPGAAAEEPKGASAGVSPALEGVSVETAVRTPQFWLLWTVLFCNVTAGIGILEQASPMVQEFFTGVGPAEAAGYVGFLSLCNMLGRLVWSSASDAIGRKRVYIGYLGLGGLLYLLIAVAGTSSIVLFVALTGIILSFYGGGFSTVPAYLKDLFGTFNVGAVHGRLLTAWSLAGVAGPMIVNVIADAQLAAGRDGAELYGLSLYVMVGVMAVGFLANMLVRPLPERVHQRDRERVAGRS